Within the Salvia hispanica cultivar TCC Black 2014 chromosome 4, UniMelb_Shisp_WGS_1.0, whole genome shotgun sequence genome, the region ACGTCTGCCCctacaaataatttcttaaagaTAGAATCtttataatcttattttgtGAACCAATCGAGTGAAAATAATCAAGAAATCCAATATGTCTGGTGCTCAATGTTGTGAGAATCCACCAACTCTAAACTCAGGCAGTGGAAATgggaaaattgaagaatttggAGGCCTTAGCTCTTACATTTCTGGCCCTGCTAATTCCAACGCTGCTGTTATTTTGATCTCTGATGTTTTtggtaataataataataacaatatacCACTGCTTTTCTTGATTTGGGATTTTGTAAAGtttctatcttttttcttttccaatcATGTTTGTGTTGAGTCAACGGGCTTTTTTTGCTATTCCATTATGCACTCTTGTGTTTTATTGCTACCAAACATGATGTTCtttatgatattttgtttGGGTATGTGTTGATTTAGGATTGGAGGTgagttttttgttgatatttgctTCTTTTAGGGctcattttttggttttggtgaATTATAGTGAGTTGAATATTGATTAGGTTCTTGAATAGTTAGTGTTATTCTGTTAAATATTGAGAGGGATTTCATGTGTTTACTTAAATTGATGTTACCTACTGTGaatattaacaatttttttttgtattaggAAACTTAGCATTGATGTTTTAATTAGCTTACTCATTTGGCTGTTATGTGCAGGATATGAAGCTCCAAATTTGAGGTAATCTCATGAACCACTAATTACTTTTCTAGATTTTGTATTATgacaatttttattctttcactAACTCATGCTTCTTTTCTTGTAACATGGTTATTGGCTTCTTATCTCATAATGTGGCATTTCAATGGTATAGGAAGATTGCAGACAAAGTCGGGGCTGCTGGATTTCATGCCGTGGTGCCAGATTTCTTCCACGGAGATCCCTATGTACCAGATCAGAAGCCGATCACTGAATGGCTTAAAGATCATGGACCAGTCAGTTTGCCTTTTTACGATCAATTAGCCTTCGATTTTTGTAggattgaaatttaattacataaaaactcTTATAGGATCAGGGATTTCAAAATGCAAAACCAGTTATTGAAGCTCTGAAAAGCAAAGGGATAACCAAGATTGGAGCTGTTGGCTTCTGCTGGGGAGGTTACttattgtttttttacatCTCATTCATATTTTGCTCACTTTCATGAATTTATGACCCGGGATTTTGTTTCAGCCAAGGTCGTTGTGGAGCTGTCGAAGCATCCTTACATCCAAGCCGCGGTGATCATACATCCTTCCTTCGTCTCATTAGAAGATATTCAGGGTAAATTTTCTTGTGTAACggatgaagaaaaaaacatgAGCAATCCTGTTAACCGACAATGATTCTACGTTTTCTCAGGAGTGAAGGTCCCATTATCTTTACTTGCATGTGAGATTGACAATATGTGTCCACCAGAGGTTGCCAAACAATTCGAAGCTGCCTTAAACGCTAAGCCTGATGTAAAAAGCTCGACTCTTTTTGCAGTTCGTTTGCGTTTGTGTATTTACTCTTGTTGGAATTCCTTAAGACATAAATAAAACCTTCTCAAACATTGAGGTTGCTGCATAAAATGGAAGGAGCTAATGATAATCAGATAATCTATGTTCATATATTATGAATAGCACATGTTAGTCCCTCTGTATCCAATATTGGGTGGTGATCTTGATTGTGCAGGTGGATAGCTTTGTGAAGATATTCGCGGGGTGTTCACACGGGTGGTCCGTGAGGTACAAAGACGACGACGAAGGGGCCGTGAAGAGTGCTGAGGAGGCTCACAAAGACCTGCTGGATTGGTTTGTTAAGTATCTCAACTGAATTTGGTTCACTATTTTATTGCTTCTCTCTCTGTTGTTAGTAGCTTTTGTAATGTACCAATAAAACTGTGAGGCTGAGGTTTTGTGGATGAGTATTTGTTTATGAAATCTATATGTGTAATGTACCAATAAAACTGTGGGGCAAATAATGTGAGGTTTTGTGGAtgagtattttgtttatgaaatCTGTGTATTGAGAAGGCTTTATTTAGAAATTGTCATTGGCTATATATTATAATCGCCGATTTTAATCCATGATTAAGAAAAACTAGAAAACTGAACGTTGAAACGTGAAAGGAAATTGAAACAAATCGCTTATTTTGAATCAAAACGAACTAttatcaattcaaaattttaaatattgatttgtttgttAGGCTGATTATTGTTCTACTTTTTTCGAAACCATCTTAAAATAGGGCTCCTAAGCCGATGATCTATGTTCATAAAGCAAATTACTATGCATTACGAGTCACAATCGAATACGATAAgcgaagaaaaaataaaatcgatAGATAAAGCAAGAATATATacttaaataagaaaataaagtaagtggTATATTTATTACCCTTACTATCTTCGTCTCACCAGTATATTTTTTTCGTCATCAATTTCTATTGGGCATAAAAccactcatttttaatttttcatttttattgtattttttcttcacttaatataataaatattgttaatcTTAATtcttatgataaaaaaatccaTCACTTTTATAGTAGAACAATTTAATAGTAAGTTTTTgcatagaaaaataattgaagaccAAAAAAGATATACTACTCCAAAAACTGAGTTGTTGAATTTGCTGTTTTTGCATAGACAGATAATTAAACACCTAAAGTGATATGCTCCTAACAATGTATTGTTGGATTTGCTGGTAGATATATTCAAAACTGCCCCtacaataatttcttaaagATACTAGTACATTAGTAACTCTTTATTTTGGGAACTGATACAGTGAAAAGAATCAATCAACAGATATTGGTGTTTTGGAGTAGGTGATCCACTCCAATACGTCGGGAGCTCATTGTTGTGAGAATCCATCAACTCTAAACTCAGCCATTGGAAACGAGAAAATTcgaatacttcattaaaaaaaattatataatatttaaaaaaatacataattaaaaaaaaaattacataatacttaaaaaaaaaagttaaaaattacaaccctcggctctcactcctcctcgtcctcgtcctcgtccccgTCCCCGTCGCCCGTGCCGCTGCCGCCTCCGACGTCCCCGCCCCCAACCTCGACGCCATAATCATCAATAGGTGGCATTCCTAACTCGCGCCGACATGTGTCGACCACATCCTTGCACATCCTTTTGTACACAGGATCGCGCGTGCTATACCACCTATGCATGGTCTGACTCAGGGTCTTCGTTAGCTGCGCGCGGGCGAGACGAGCGTACTCATCTGGGGCTTCAGGGGCCTCCGATTCTACCTCGAAGGACCCGCTGCGGCTGACGCTTCCCCTCGCCATCCGTTGCGCATCCTTTTGCTCCATCGGGCGACGACGACGGCGGGAGTCTGATCGTGGTAGCGGGGCCAATTCCCCGGCTTCGGAGAGCTCGTGCGAACCAACACTGCTACTGTACTCACCgaagagttgatcttcgtccgcttccAGCCCGAGTCGACACCCGCACAAAACTTTTGCGAATCTCTAACCACGAGAAAGGCCTCCCATTGGTCAAACTCattgaacttcaattctttttcGGGATACTGGGCCAAGGCCCGGTTCTTCACATCCTCCTCAGACATGCCGCTGGTCACCATGCGCAGGTTGTTTTGGTAGAAGGCGGCAAAACGACTGAGCTTAGGCCTCAACCGATCCCATTGTTTCCGGCATTGCTCGGAAGTGCGAGGCCTCGCCCCAGCCGGTTTGTGTGTTAGGTAAGCCTCACTAATGCGCTTCCACAATCAGTCAATATACTGATTCGCCCCGATATAGGGATCCTCGAATACACCGACCCAGGCCTTCGCAAGCGCGGCGTTTTCCCACACGGTCTAGATCGACCTCTTCTCACCCTCCTCCTCTGCCCCCGTTTGCGAGGAAGTGTTCGGGGCTTTCTAGTTGCCCTTGCCCTTACCACCGCCCCTGGCCTTGCCCTTGCCTTTGTCCCTGCCCCTTGCAGCAGGCTCCGCCTCATCGGGAGTCTCACGGATCGGCGATAGCCCTAACTCCTGCCCCAACTGCTCAAAGGAGAAAGTCTCGATACCAGCGTACTGAGTCTCCGAAACACTACTAGGGGAATCATCggccaacaaatctatatatgggCGATAGACAGATCCCCTAGGCGTCTGAGGGCTCCTGTGCTGCATCGACCCACCCacccccgccatatttggcggcgtaccgcccatccccgccatatttggcggcgtACTCCCCATCTCCGCTGCCCCcggcatcatcccacccacccccgccatatttggcgacgtaccgcccatccccgctgccccgggcatcatcccacccatcTGACTCATCCAATTGTACATATTTAAGAACATTTGGGGAGTAATCCCCGCCATCCCTGCCatttggggattcatcccccccatttggggattcatccccgcaTTAAAAGTTTCCCTCCGTTCCGGCGGGAAACGTGGGTGTGTTTC harbors:
- the LOC125223527 gene encoding endo-1,3;1,4-beta-D-glucanase-like, producing MSGAQCCENPPTLNSGSGNGKIEEFGGLSSYISGPANSNAAVILISDVFGYEAPNLRKIADKVGAAGFHAVVPDFFHGDPYVPDQKPITEWLKDHGPDQGFQNAKPVIEALKSKGITKIGAVGFCWGAKVVVELSKHPYIQAAVIIHPSFVSLEDIQGVKVPLSLLACEIDNMCPPEVAKQFEAALNAKPDVDSFVKIFAGCSHGWSVRYKDDDEGAVKSAEEAHKDLLDWFVKYLN